Within Candidatus Desulfatibia profunda, the genomic segment ATTCAATTATCATTTCAAACGTCCTTTTCATCATATTCAGGAATTACAACTGCCCTTTTTGCATTTGGATGAGTCAAAATATGATGAGACCCCCTTTTACGTTTGTACCTGCAACCGTAACGTTGAAAAACCTCCATCTGTACTTTCCAATTAGTAGGCACTATTCTTGGCATTTATGCCACCCGCAATGAATATTTCTCAAAGCCAATCATTTCTGTTTTAGGAATGATTTTATTGTTTTGCTTTTCATAACCACACTCAGTGAGATATTCATCCAAGGCACCTATTTGACTCATTTCTTCAAATTGTATTTGGATAACCTCTAAAAGATTGTTCTTGGCTTCTTCGCGAGTTTTCCCTTGGGAGATAAAATCCAATTCAGGGCACTTGGCGATAAACCATTTACCTTTTTGCCATACTTCAATTGTTATGTTTATATCCATGGGAAAAACCTCCTTTTTTATATCTCCATACAATATACAATCGCTTCACGATTCTATGCAAAGTCAGTCGGCTGACTTAACCCGAATATCTATGATTTTTTTCAGTAAATCAAAGTATTATGCCTTTTGAGATAGCCCTCTTTGCAAACGGAATATTTTTTTATTGGTTTAATTTGTTTTTAGACTCCGGTTAAATGTTTTTACGGTCCCGGTGAAATGATCTCCGCCCCAGAGGAATAAGCTTCGCATTCCACGGGGTAAAAATTTTACGGGAAAAAAATTGAACGGGGCAAGCGGGATTTGCTAAAATTATTGGCGCTTTGGTCTTCTGTCATTCTGTGTCGATCTTTTCCAGCATGCTCAGGAAATTATTTATTTGAAGCCTAAACATTTTGGCTGTCTGAGGTAATTTTTTGGCAACTAAGCATTCTTTTTCCCAATCAAGCTCAAAAGCATAGGAATGACGAAATTTGTGCCTGAAAGCACGAAAGTCATCCAAAAGACGATATAGTTCTTTATCAATCACCCTCGGCCGAAAACCGGATATTTCCAGTTTCATGCGTTTTAGCAGATCTTTATGCCAACCCTGGGGCCCAAGGTCATTTTCAAAAAATCGGGCTATGGAACTAAATATATTTTCACACCCATTGTAAAAATTGTGCAACAAATATCCAATAGCTCCTCGATCGATGTAGGACACTTCTTCTGCTGAAAGGTCGATCATTTTTTCTACTTTAGCGAATTCCTGTTCCAGCCGCTTCAAATTCTCCAGTTCGTCATGAATATCAGCTTTCAACAGCTCAAGATTATACTTCATATACTATTTCTCCTCGCGAAAAGATCTTTTTTACAAGAACAGGATCATCATTTTTTGTATACAAATCTATTTGAAGGCCTAAAGCCTCTTCAAGCTCGTGACGAAAATCCCAGTATTTTTCGTTTGAAAGCGGTATGACCAGAATATCCAAATCGGATTTTTCATTACACAAGTTGTCGGCAACAGATCCGAAAATCATTATTTTCCTGACACCAAACTTCTCAAAAACCGGCTTCCCCTGTTCCAAAAGTAGACGCTTGACAGTTTTAGAACGGACCTTTTTATATTCATGTTCTGAATCCCACCTTTTTTTTAATTTAGTATACGGCATAGGGTTAGATTAAAGGATTGACATTTTCTATTTGTAAAACGCTATCCCAGTATAACGACTTTGCTGCGGGAAATCCCTTTTTCCAATATCTTTTTTAAAACTGAATCCGTTAAAGTCAACGAAGATATAAGGATTTTGTCAAAGGAAAGCGAATCGAGTGTAGCAGTGCTTGTAACTCTATTTCCAAAGAATTTTTCTCCGATTTTTTCATCATCCACCACAGCAACTATTTGGATTCGGGTCTCCTGCAAAGAGATATATGCAATCTCTGCAAAGTCATTTGCGCCGTAAAAGACCATGCGCAGGATTCCCTGGGACTCAAGCTCTTTGAATAGTTTGCTTAGTTTCTGGCGGGTTTCGCTGTAAAATTTATAGGAATATTGAATATATTTGTAAGTCAGCCGCGTCTTTTCGGCCGCTCCTTTGGGGGTAAGGATGTATTTGACTCGCTTTTTAGGTATATTGGTGACTTTGAAGTACCCTTTTTGAACCAGGCGTTTGATGAACGAATTGGCAAGGCCAAGGGAAATATCCAGCTTCTTGGCAAGTTCTCGCTGGCTCGGATCATTTCCTTTGTCAATTTCTTCAAGAATCTTTAACGTGCGGATGTCCTGTCGGTTCATGGCGATGGATGCGAGACCTTTGAAAAACGCTCCCTTTTGCCCGATTTCTGCGTCAGACTCAGATTTTAATCCTCGAAATACTCAAGGTATTCCTGTGGTTAAAATCTTCGTCTTCCTTGAACTTGAACAAAATTGAACATTTTTCAAAGGTCTCGATGCTGGATATTGGTTGCTGGTTAAGAGCAGAAAGAAGGGAATTGTGGCTAAATAGATAGCTCCGCTTGGTGGATTACAAAAAAAACCACTGATGAGCAGGTTATTATTTGGTATGTACTTGGAGATTCAGATATTTACTTTGATGCTGTTCATGAATTGAACACAATTTATATATTATGTCAAGATAAAATCGCAATAAAATCGCTTCGCGATTTTATAAAACGCGGCTGCGCCGCTATTAATCGGCTTAAAAGCCTTCTGCGTCCAGAACCTCTCGGATTTTCTCAGCAGATACTTTTCCAATACCATCAACCTCGGTCAAAGCCTTAACAGACGCACTCATGATATTTGAAACGGATTTGAAATGCTTAAGTAACCGTTTTGCCAGAGTAGCGTCTTGGCGGTGAAAAAAATAAACCTAATTTGAAAAGCAATATTCGATTTTAATCTGTGCTAATGTAGTGCCGGATAGCATTAAAAATCCCCAGGCCGATTCCATCAACTTTTTTAATATCATCAATCG encodes:
- a CDS encoding type II toxin-antitoxin system HicA family toxin codes for the protein MPRIVPTNWKVQMEVFQRYGCRYKRKRGSHHILTHPNAKRAVVIPEYDEKDV
- a CDS encoding type II toxin-antitoxin system HicB family antitoxin; this translates as MDINITIEVWQKGKWFIAKCPELDFISQGKTREEAKNNLLEVIQIQFEEMSQIGALDEYLTECGYEKQNNKIIPKTEMIGFEKYSLRVA
- a CDS encoding antitoxin, translated to MKYNLELLKADIHDELENLKRLEQEFAKVEKMIDLSAEEVSYIDRGAIGYLLHNFYNGCENIFSSIARFFENDLGPQGWHKDLLKRMKLEISGFRPRVIDKELYRLLDDFRAFRHKFRHSYAFELDWEKECLVAKKLPQTAKMFRLQINNFLSMLEKIDTE
- a CDS encoding nucleotidyltransferase domain-containing protein — protein: MIFGSVADNLCNEKSDLDILVIPLSNEKYWDFRHELEEALGLQIDLYTKNDDPVLVKKIFSRGEIVYEV
- a CDS encoding winged helix-turn-helix transcriptional regulator, with product MNRQDIRTLKILEEIDKGNDPSQRELAKKLDISLGLANSFIKRLVQKGYFKVTNIPKKRVKYILTPKGAAEKTRLTYKYIQYSYKFYSETRQKLSKLFKELESQGILRMVFYGANDFAEIAYISLQETRIQIVAVVDDEKIGEKFFGNRVTSTATLDSLSFDKILISSLTLTDSVLKKILEKGISRSKVVILG